Proteins co-encoded in one Arachis hypogaea cultivar Tifrunner chromosome 11, arahy.Tifrunner.gnm2.J5K5, whole genome shotgun sequence genomic window:
- the LOC112720271 gene encoding uncharacterized protein, giving the protein MDDKYSGIWRSLRDGEFEEEEVWSVMKETGDYYSGSALKRCMDTPSSPPLPVPRKLPSAARMIPRDHSNTSSSCASSSHEVNVLHQQSAPVNVPDWSTIYRNNKKQNNNNNNNKRFCVSFDDEEENNDEVNSDDDEEEIDDDDDEYDPKLPPHEIIARRLARTQISSFSVFEGVGRTLKGRDLSKVRNAVLTKTGFLESL; this is encoded by the coding sequence ATGGATGATAAATACAGTGGGATATGGAGATCTTTAAGAGATGgagaatttgaagaagaagaggttTGGTCAGTTATGAAAGAGACAGGAGATTATTATAGTGGTTCAGCACTGAAGAGGTGCATGGATAcgccttcttctcctcctcttcctgtTCCAAGAAAACTGCCATCTGCAGCAAGAATGATTCCGAGGGACCACAGCAACACCAGCAGCAGCTGTGCGAGTTCTTCACATGAGGTCAACGTTCTTCATCAGCAATCAGCCCCGGTCAACGTTCCTGATTGGTCAACGATTTATAGGAACAACAAGaagcaaaataataataataataataataaaagattttgtgtttcttttgatgatgaagaagaaaacaATGATGAAGTTAatagtgatgatgatgaagaggaaattgatgatgatgatgatgagtatgATCCAAAGCTACCACCACATGaaatcattgcaaggaggcttgCAAGGACTCAGATTTCATCATTTTCAGTATTTGAAGGTGTTGGGAGGACCCTCAAAGGTAGGGACCTTAGTAAAGTTAGGAATGCTGTTCTCACAAAAACAGGTTTTCTTGAATCACTttga